The following nucleotide sequence is from Streptomyces leeuwenhoekii.
TCCAGCACCAGCGCCCGCACGGCCGGGCCGTGCGCGGCCACCGCGTCGAGCGTGGCGGCGACCGCGCCGTCCCCGTCGCCGAGCAGCGGCGTGGTGTCCGTGCCGGCCGGGCCGTCCTTGGCGTGCACCTGGTCGGCGAGCCACGCGCCGGCCATGGCCACCAGCGCCGCGGGGTCCACGCCCGCGGCGCGGGGGTTGTAGGTGTCCAGCAGCAGCCGGAAGGCGGGCGAGCCCACCTCCTCCACCAGCCGCAGGGCCGCCGCGGGCGCGAGGGTGTTCTCGCTGGCCAGGTGGAGCCCGCGGTCCGCCGCACCGGCGGCGGCGCCGCGCAGCACCCGGGCGGTGCGGCGCAGCGCGCCCTCGCCGTCGATCGCGCTGCGCCGGAAGCTGGGGACGAAGACCAGCGGCGCCCCCAGCTCGGCGGCCGCGTCCAGCACCCGCCGCAGGACGTCCCGCACCCGGCCGGCGGCGAGGGTGCCCTCGGGCGCGGTGAGCCCGATGTCGTTGAGCACGTTGCCGGTGACCGCGAGCGGCGCGACCTCCGCCGCGCGGGCGGCGCGGGCCAGCCGGGCCAGCCGGCCCGGCGCGTCCAGCCACGGCCCCCGGCCGGGCCCGCCCAGATCGAACTGGAGTCCCCGCACCCCGTGCCGGCGGGCGAGCTCCACCGCCGCCGCGCCCCGTACGGGCAGCCGCCAGTCGGCCAGCGCCGCCGACGGCACGCCCGGGGCGGTCACGAGGGCTCCTGCGGCCGTACGGCCAGCTTGACGAGCCGGCGGCCGGAGACGATCCGGTCCCGGGTGTCCGCGAGCCGGTTCAGCACCGGGACCGCGCCGGCCAGGCTCACCACGTGCGTGACCAGATCCCGGTACCGGTCGGGCTCCCGGCACAGTTCGGCCGCGGCCTCCAGCAGGTGCTCGCCGGCCACGCCCCGGTGACCCAGGACCCGTACCTTGTCCCCGCTCGCCGTGCCCAGCCGGCCGATGTGCGGCGGCTGCGGCCGCCCCGCCCGGTTCGCGGCCCGCAGGGCGGCGAGATCCACGCCGGGCAGCCGGGTGCTGGTGGGCGGCCGGGTCAGCCCGCCCACCAGGTCCACCACGGTGTCCACGCCCTCCGCCGCGTCGAGCGCGAGCTCCAGGCAGGACAGGGTGGCCGGGGCCGGGGTGGCGATCAGCACGGCCAGCGGATCGTCGCCGATCGCCTCCGCCAGCCGCCGCACGGACAGGCCGGCGCGGCCCAGCCGCACGTCGGCGCTGTGCCGGGCCCGCGCGCTCCACTCCAGGCCGTCCTGGGTGTGGTGGACGTGCACCGTGCGGACCTCGGGCCCGTACCAGCGCCGCGCGGTGCGCACGGCCAGATGGCCGACGGTGCCGTCACCGAACACCAGGAGGGTCCTGGGGCGGTGCTCGGCCAGGGCGAGGGAGGCGTAACGGACCACGGCGAGCGGTTCGATCAGCGCGCCGAGCACCCCCGGGGGGACGTCCGGCAGCGGCAGCACCAGCCCCTCGTCCACCGCCGTGGCGGGGATGAGGGCGCGCTCCTGCAGCAGTCCGTCCGTGGTGTTGTGCCCCAGCAGGAAGGACGGGTCGGTGGGGTGGGTGGGGTTGACGACGACCTGGGCGCCCGGGACGAGCCGCGGGTCGCGGACGCCGGGGCCGGCGGCCACGATCCGGGCGACGCCCTCGTGGCCGAGCACCGGGGCGGCGTCGTTGCGCACCCCCCGCAGCATCTGCAGGTCGGTGCCGCACACGCCCGCCACCACCGGGGCGACGAGCAGTTCGCCGGGCCCCGGCCGCGGGGTGGGCCGCGGGGAGAGGTGCAGCAGCCCCGACGCGTCACGGACGATCGCGTGGTGGCGCCGCCCCGGGGCGGCCGGGGCGGCGTCCCCCCGGGGCGCCCCGGCCCCGCGGGCCCGGGCCCGCAGGGCCGCGATGCCCGCGCCGATCAGCCCGTTGGCCTCGCCCGGCGCGCACACGGTGATGCGCCCGGTCAGCCAGTCGGGGGCGCGT
It contains:
- a CDS encoding sugar phosphate isomerase/epimerase family protein, with product MTAPGVPSAALADWRLPVRGAAAVELARRHGVRGLQFDLGGPGRGPWLDAPGRLARLARAARAAEVAPLAVTGNVLNDIGLTAPEGTLAAGRVRDVLRRVLDAAAELGAPLVFVPSFRRSAIDGEGALRRTARVLRGAAAGAADRGLHLASENTLAPAAALRLVEEVGSPAFRLLLDTYNPRAAGVDPAALVAMAGAWLADQVHAKDGPAGTDTTPLLGDGDGAVAATLDAVAAHGPAVRALVLENDHRSGDPARLDADLGRLRALATRLGRGRAATGAAPTTETKGTAGR
- a CDS encoding ROK family protein, whose translation is MSAEGPIAVLDVGGTHVRHALWSPREGLGEVVDTPSPSLLRHPGASVEELKARLLTVICDAVPAGPSPVAGVSFGAALDQRTGTVYGSAPLFGADTATLDLPAALRERRPEVEWHVVNDVTAALLHFVSSRRGGLRKVLLMTISSGIACRTVDLRTGTIATDVCGLQGEVGHLPAVAELAGQPIELTCDCGTVGHVAAYASGPGLRRMADALRERAADRWAVSGLGRRMAAGSGFETALAAALDAEDPLAAELLDAATAPVADVLRTAVCLDPELDELGLTGGVATGLGRHYEASLHRHLRRQGLYLTGERAPDWLTGRITVCAPGEANGLIGAGIAALRARARGAGAPRGDAAPAAPGRRHHAIVRDASGLLHLSPRPTPRPGPGELLVAPVVAGVCGTDLQMLRGVRNDAAPVLGHEGVARIVAAGPGVRDPRLVPGAQVVVNPTHPTDPSFLLGHNTTDGLLQERALIPATAVDEGLVLPLPDVPPGVLGALIEPLAVVRYASLALAEHRPRTLLVFGDGTVGHLAVRTARRWYGPEVRTVHVHHTQDGLEWSARARHSADVRLGRAGLSVRRLAEAIGDDPLAVLIATPAPATLSCLELALDAAEGVDTVVDLVGGLTRPPTSTRLPGVDLAALRAANRAGRPQPPHIGRLGTASGDKVRVLGHRGVAGEHLLEAAAELCREPDRYRDLVTHVVSLAGAVPVLNRLADTRDRIVSGRRLVKLAVRPQEPS